A region of Panthera uncia isolate 11264 chromosome D4, Puncia_PCG_1.0, whole genome shotgun sequence DNA encodes the following proteins:
- the KLHL9 gene encoding kelch-like protein 9: MKVSLGNGEMGVSAHLQPCKAGTTRFFTSNTHSSVVLQGFDQLRIEGLLCDVTLVPGDGDEIFPVHRAMMASASDYFKAMFTGGMKEQDLMCIKLHGVNKVGLKKIIDFIYTAKLSLNMDNLQDTLEAASFLQILPVLDFCKVFLISGVSLDNCVEVGRIANTYNLIEVDKYVNNFILKNFPALLSTGEFLKLPFERLAFVLSSNSLKHCTELELFKAACRWLRLEDPRMDYAAKLMKNIRFPLMTPQDLINYVQTVDFMRTDNTCVNLLLEASNYQMMPYMQPVMQSDRTAIRSDSTHLVTLGGVLRQQLVVSKELRMYDERAQEWRSLAPMDAPRYQHGIAVIGNFLYVVGGQSNYDTKGKTAVDTVFRFDPRYNKWMQVASLNEKRTFFHLSALKGHLYAVGGRSAAGELATVECYNPRMNEWSYVAKMSEPHYGHAGTVYGGLMYISGGITHDTFQNELMCFDPDTDKWAQKAPMTTVRGLHCMCTVGDKLYVIGGNHFRGTSDYDDVLSCEYYSPTLDQWTPIAAMLRGQSDVGVAVFENKIYVVGGYSWNNRCMVEIVQKYDPEKDEWHKVFDLPESLGGIRACTLTVFPPEENPGSPSRESPLSAPSDHS; encoded by the coding sequence ATGAAAGTGTCTCTTGGTAACGGCGAAATGGGCGTCTCCGCCCATTTGCAGCCTTGCAAGGCAGGAACCACACGTTTTTTTACCAGCAATACTCACAGTTCGGTGGTATTGCAAGGCTTTGATCAGCTTAGAATAGAAGGATTGCTTTGCGATGTGACACTGGTACCGGGTGATGGAGATGAAATCTTCCCCGTTCACAGAGCTATGATGGCGTCTGCTAGCGATTATTTCAAGGCTATGTTCACGGGtggaatgaaagaacaagatcTAATGTGCATTAAGCTTCATGGGGTGAACAAGGTTGGtctgaagaaaataattgattttatttatactgCAAAACTTTCTCTTAATATGGACAACCTTCAGGACACTCTTGAAGCTGCCAGCTTTTTACAAATCTTACCTGTTTTGGACTTCTGTAAAGTATTTCTTATTTCGGGAGTCTCTTTAGATAACTGCGTTGAAGTTGGACGAATTGCTAACACCTACAATCTCATAGAAGTGGATAAGTATGTCAATAATTTCATCCTGAAGAATTTTCCTGCATTATTGAGTACTGGAGAGTTTCTAAAACTCCCTTTTGAACGGCTTGCCTTTGTGCTTTCCAGTAATAGTCTTAAGCACTGTACTGAACTTGAGCTCTTCAAGGCTGCCTGTCGCTGGCTAAGGTTGGAAGATCCTCGGATGGATTATGCTGCAAAATTAATGAAGAATATTCGATTTCCATTGATGACACCACAGGATCTCATCAATTACGTGCAGACAGTAGATTTCATGAGAACAGACAATACCTGTGTGAATTTGCTTTTAGAAGCTAGCAATTACCAAATGATGCCATACATGCAGCCAGTGATGCAGTCAGATAGAACTGCCATTCGATCTGACTCGACGCACTTGGTCACATTAGGAGGAGTTTTGAGGCAGCAGCTGGTTGTCAGTAAAGAACTGCGGATGTATGACGAAAGGGCACAAGAATGGAGATCTTTAGCCCCCATGGATGCTCCTCGTTACCAGCATGGTATTGCTGTCATTGGAAACTTTCTTTATGTAGTTGGTGGTCAAAGTAATTATGACACGAAAGGAAAGACTGCTGTCGATACAGTTTTCAGATTTGATCCTCGGTATAACAAATGGATGCAGGTTGCATCTTTAAACGAAAAGCGCACATTCTTCCACTTGAGTGCTCTCAAGGGACATTTATATGCTGTTGGTGGGCGCAGTGCAGCTGGTGAGCTGGCCACAGTAGAATGTTACAACCCAAGGATGAATGAGTGGAGCTATGTTGCAAAGATGAGTGAACCGCACTATGGCCATGCCGGAACAGTGTATGGAGGCTTAATGTATATTTCAGGAGGAATTACTCATGACACTTTCCAAAATGAGCTTATGTGTTTTGACCCAGATACAGACAAATGGGCACAGAAGGCTCCAATGACTACAGTCAGAGGTCTGCACTGCATGTGTACAGTTGGAGACAAGCTCTATGTCATTGGTGGCAATCACTTCAGAGGAACAAGCGATTATGATGATGTTCTAAGCTGTGAATACTATTCACCAACCCTGGACCAGTGGACTCCAATTGCTGCTATGTTAAGAGGTCAAAGTGATGTTGGAGTTGCcgtctttgaaaataaaatctatgttGTAGGTGGATATTCTTGGAATAATCGTTGTATGGTAGAAATTGTCCAGAAATATGACCCAGAGAAGGATGAGTGGCATAAAGTTTTTGACCTTCCAGAGTCTCTTGGTGGCATTCGAGCTTGTACTCTCACAGTTTTTCCACCTGAGGAAAACCCTGGGTCACCTTCTAGAGAATCACCTCTTTCAGCACCTTCAGATCATTCTTAG